Proteins co-encoded in one Pseudanabaena sp. FACHB-2040 genomic window:
- a CDS encoding BMC domain-containing protein, translating to MQSDFKLALTKQAAAKQELKLASPPNLDRGHRLAKLQGAALGLVSTESFPAVVGTADAMLKSADVFLVGYEKTGGGQCTAVVRGGVADVRMAVAVGVETAAKFGEYVSSTVIPRPLPNLEAVLPICAKLDELTKVGRGRSSNQAIGLLETRGFPAMVGAADAMTKSAEVTLVAHETIGDGLCTIIIRGSLPNVAIAIEAGIHEAERIGELHAVMVIPRPLDELEQSLPQMAEELEPEQPIRLPLNLEDKEKELVALPEPTAEPMVQEIQLPELEKLPLQQPEDS from the coding sequence ATGCAATCTGATTTTAAATTGGCCTTGACTAAACAGGCTGCAGCCAAGCAAGAGCTCAAGCTGGCTTCACCGCCTAACCTGGATCGGGGACATCGACTGGCCAAGCTGCAAGGGGCCGCTCTAGGCCTAGTTTCGACCGAGAGCTTTCCGGCCGTAGTCGGCACCGCCGATGCCATGCTCAAGTCGGCAGATGTCTTTTTAGTGGGCTACGAAAAAACGGGCGGCGGTCAGTGTACAGCTGTGGTGCGGGGTGGCGTGGCTGATGTTCGCATGGCCGTTGCTGTGGGAGTTGAAACCGCTGCAAAATTTGGCGAATACGTCTCTTCAACCGTGATTCCCCGACCGCTACCCAACCTGGAAGCAGTGCTGCCAATCTGCGCCAAGCTAGATGAACTAACTAAGGTGGGCCGAGGCCGCAGCAGCAATCAGGCCATTGGTCTACTCGAAACTCGCGGCTTTCCGGCAATGGTAGGTGCTGCCGATGCTATGACCAAGTCGGCTGAGGTAACTCTGGTAGCCCACGAAACCATTGGCGATGGCCTCTGTACGATCATTATTCGGGGATCGCTGCCCAATGTTGCGATCGCAATCGAAGCCGGTATCCACGAAGCCGAGCGCATTGGAGAGCTGCATGCGGTCATGGTCATTCCCCGGCCCCTGGATGAGCTAGAACAGTCTCTACCTCAAATGGCTGAAGAACTTGAGCCTGAGCAGCCCATCCGCCTGCCGCTCAACCTGGAAGACAAGGAGAAGGAACTGGTGGCCCTGCCAGAACCTACGGCCGAACCCATGGTCCAGGAAATCCAGCTGCCCGAACTGGAGAAACTGCCTCTACAGCAGCCCGAAGACAGCTAA
- a CDS encoding carbon dioxide concentrating mechanism protein, protein MLLMTPDANLQPAYYVYGDVEIAGEVAIAPGAILTAEPGSRLVIAQGACLGAEVVIHVRQGDLIIEPEANLGSGVLIVGWGRIGAQACIGSGSTLINPQLSPRSVVAPRSLVGDYSRSSSASPEPTESPESPDEVSLDAAATGAEALEAQATIENNGHSNGHGNSHSNGHNNGQNSGGAGLSYVYGREQVQLLLNTLFPHRQALDTSSPRSE, encoded by the coding sequence ATGCTTTTGATGACCCCGGATGCCAATTTGCAACCTGCCTATTACGTCTATGGAGACGTGGAAATTGCTGGGGAGGTTGCGATCGCACCCGGGGCCATTTTGACAGCAGAGCCGGGCAGCCGCCTGGTCATTGCCCAAGGAGCCTGCCTAGGAGCCGAAGTGGTGATCCATGTTCGCCAGGGCGATTTGATTATCGAGCCAGAGGCTAACCTAGGCAGCGGCGTTTTGATTGTGGGCTGGGGACGGATCGGAGCACAGGCCTGCATTGGGTCAGGCAGTACGCTGATCAACCCTCAGCTGTCGCCCCGATCTGTGGTGGCTCCCCGGTCGCTGGTCGGCGATTACAGCCGTTCTTCGTCAGCCTCACCAGAACCAACAGAATCGCCAGAATCGCCTGATGAGGTCAGTTTAGACGCAGCGGCGACTGGGGCAGAGGCTTTAGAGGCACAAGCTACGATTGAAAATAATGGTCACAGCAATGGCCACGGTAACAGCCACAGCAACGGGCACAATAACGGCCAGAATTCAGGCGGCGCGGGCCTTTCCTACGTCTATGGCCGGGAGCAGGTACAGCTGCTGCTCAATACACTGTTTCCTCACCGTCAGGCTTTAGACACTTCCTCGCCGAGAAGCGAATAG
- a CDS encoding ribulose bisphosphate carboxylase small subunit, with protein MVARPVAAPPTPRFSDLAEPQIHPSAYLHPLAQVVGSVRVEANVLIAPGASVRADGGAPFFIGEGAAIQDGAVIHGLGQGRVLGDDQAVYSVWIGAGASVTHKALIHGPAYVGEGCFVGFRSTLFNARLGKGCVVMMHALVQDVEVPPGKLVPSGMVVTHQDQADQLPDVQPADLELAQEIMGMHESRRFTHPEVAATEFNRPTSAQPWATRQSPPVGKVSPSQAPVRQSNERDGLNTMQSQRLTPEIVQQVRQYLNQGYQIGIEHADMRRYRSGVWQTCPPIQSNREADVLAALDACLAEHGGEYVRMFGVDPVAKRRIAPVTIQHADGKPFHIGTTAVAPTTVAGATSSRNGHAAPSGYASANGLNPQLVQQVRQLLGQGYKIGTEHTDPRRYRSGVWQTCSPIQSNREPDVLSALQACLNEHVGEYVRMFGIDPKAKNRVAPVTIQRPDDKAPQGGSQGGTPSGGTKTQASSGTTATEATQIVRQLVSQGYRVGIEYADTRHFRSGVWQSCSPIQAGRESEAVSALQKCLAEHPEDYVRIFGIDPKNKNRLAPVTIQRPGARPAAVASQPSYTPSSGPAKQPVNARSNGSSGSKSLSSDLTQQVQQLINQGYKISLEFADVRRYRSGAWQTAAPVQGRQAGDVLAAVEAQLREHSGNYVRLVGIDPQAKRRVLETTIQRP; from the coding sequence ATGGTCGCCCGCCCAGTTGCGGCTCCCCCGACCCCCCGTTTTTCGGATCTAGCTGAGCCTCAGATTCATCCTTCTGCATACCTTCATCCCTTGGCCCAAGTCGTTGGGTCAGTTCGGGTTGAGGCCAACGTGTTGATTGCGCCCGGTGCATCGGTTCGAGCCGATGGGGGTGCTCCCTTTTTTATTGGAGAGGGGGCAGCCATTCAAGACGGGGCCGTCATTCACGGATTAGGCCAGGGGCGAGTGCTGGGAGACGATCAGGCTGTCTACTCGGTCTGGATTGGCGCAGGAGCCTCGGTTACCCACAAGGCCCTCATTCACGGCCCTGCTTATGTTGGCGAGGGCTGCTTTGTCGGTTTTCGCTCTACTCTTTTTAATGCCCGACTTGGTAAAGGCTGTGTCGTCATGATGCATGCCTTAGTCCAGGATGTAGAGGTGCCGCCCGGGAAGTTGGTGCCGTCGGGCATGGTGGTGACTCACCAGGATCAGGCAGACCAATTGCCGGATGTGCAGCCTGCTGATCTAGAACTGGCCCAGGAAATTATGGGCATGCATGAGAGCCGCCGCTTTACCCACCCAGAGGTGGCCGCCACAGAATTTAATCGGCCTACTTCGGCCCAGCCGTGGGCCACCCGCCAGTCCCCCCCTGTCGGCAAAGTTTCACCCAGCCAGGCTCCTGTCAGGCAGTCAAATGAACGCGATGGATTGAATACAATGCAAAGTCAACGCTTAACCCCTGAAATTGTTCAGCAAGTTCGGCAATATCTGAATCAGGGCTACCAGATCGGGATCGAGCATGCAGATATGCGCCGCTACCGCAGCGGTGTTTGGCAAACCTGCCCGCCCATCCAGTCCAACCGCGAAGCCGATGTCTTGGCGGCTTTGGATGCGTGTTTGGCTGAGCATGGTGGCGAGTACGTGCGGATGTTTGGCGTTGATCCGGTGGCTAAGCGTCGGATTGCGCCCGTCACGATTCAGCATGCTGACGGTAAGCCCTTTCACATTGGCACTACAGCCGTCGCGCCTACTACGGTTGCAGGAGCTACCAGCAGCCGAAATGGGCATGCAGCTCCCAGTGGTTATGCGAGCGCCAATGGTCTCAACCCTCAGCTGGTGCAGCAGGTCCGGCAGCTTTTGGGGCAGGGCTACAAGATCGGAACTGAGCACACCGATCCTCGCCGCTACCGCAGCGGTGTTTGGCAAACCTGCTCGCCCATTCAGTCTAATCGCGAACCTGATGTACTCTCGGCCCTACAAGCCTGCCTGAATGAGCATGTTGGGGAATATGTTCGCATGTTTGGAATTGATCCAAAGGCGAAGAATCGGGTAGCTCCGGTGACCATTCAGCGGCCTGACGACAAAGCGCCTCAGGGCGGCAGCCAGGGAGGCACTCCCTCAGGCGGGACCAAAACTCAAGCCTCTTCAGGGACTACTGCTACAGAAGCCACGCAGATAGTGCGCCAGCTGGTAAGCCAGGGCTATCGGGTCGGAATTGAGTATGCCGATACCCGCCACTTCCGCAGCGGGGTTTGGCAGAGCTGCTCACCGATTCAGGCCGGCCGTGAGTCGGAAGCCGTGTCGGCCCTGCAAAAATGTCTAGCCGAACATCCTGAGGACTACGTGCGAATTTTCGGCATCGATCCGAAGAACAAGAACCGCCTAGCTCCGGTAACGATCCAGCGCCCTGGGGCTCGGCCCGCCGCTGTTGCCAGCCAGCCGTCATATACTCCCTCCTCTGGGCCGGCTAAACAGCCGGTCAATGCCCGAAGCAATGGTTCTTCTGGCAGCAAGAGCCTATCTTCTGACCTGACGCAGCAAGTTCAACAGCTGATTAACCAGGGCTACAAGATTAGCCTGGAGTTTGCTGATGTGCGCCGCTATCGCAGCGGGGCCTGGCAGACGGCAGCCCCTGTACAGGGTCGTCAGGCGGGCGATGTGCTGGCGGCAGTGGAAGCGCAGCTGCGAGAGCACAGCGGTAACTACGTGCGTCTGGTGGGCATTGATCCGCAGGCGAAGCGACGGGTCCTTGAGACCACCATTCAGCGCCCCTAG
- a CDS encoding EutN/CcmL family microcompartment protein, protein MLLAKVRGTVVSTVKEPSLRGVKLLLVQLISETGELLPDYEVAADVVGAGSGEWVLISRGSGSRQHEGYTDRPVDATVVAIVDTVSLDSGNLYNKREDFS, encoded by the coding sequence ATGCTCTTGGCGAAGGTTCGCGGCACCGTGGTTAGCACCGTCAAAGAACCGAGCCTGAGAGGTGTGAAACTTTTACTAGTTCAGCTGATCAGCGAAACTGGCGAACTCCTGCCAGATTATGAGGTAGCAGCTGATGTTGTGGGGGCAGGCTCAGGAGAGTGGGTTCTCATTAGCCGGGGCAGTGGTTCTCGGCAGCATGAAGGGTACACCGACCGACCTGTGGATGCCACTGTGGTAGCCATTGTCGATACGGTGTCCTTAGATAGCGGCAACCTTTACAACAAGCGGGAAGACTTTAGTTAG
- a CDS encoding carbon dioxide-concentrating mechanism protein CcmK: MAIAVGMVETLGFPAVVEAADAMVKAARVTLVGYEKIGSGRVTVIVRGDVSEVQASVAAGIENVKRVNGGQVLSTHIIARPHENLEFVLPIRYTEAVEQFRESVSGIRPYGR; encoded by the coding sequence ATGGCGATCGCAGTTGGAATGGTTGAGACCCTAGGTTTCCCCGCTGTCGTGGAAGCTGCAGACGCAATGGTAAAAGCCGCTCGGGTGACCCTGGTAGGCTACGAAAAAATCGGTAGCGGTCGCGTCACCGTAATTGTTCGCGGCGATGTATCCGAAGTTCAGGCTTCCGTTGCTGCAGGCATCGAGAACGTTAAGCGGGTGAATGGAGGACAGGTGCTGTCTACCCACATCATTGCTCGTCCCCACGAAAACCTAGAGTTTGTACTGCCCATCCGGTACACCGAAGCTGTTGAACAATTCCGGGAGAGCGTAAGCGGCATCCGCCCCTACGGTCGTTAG
- a CDS encoding carbon dioxide-concentrating mechanism protein CcmK — protein MPIAVGMIETLGFPAVVEAADAMVKAARVTLVGYEKIGSGRVTVIVRGDVSEVQASVAAGVESAKRVNGGEVLSTHIIARPHENLEFVLPIRYTEAVEQFRS, from the coding sequence ATGCCCATTGCTGTTGGAATGATTGAGACCCTGGGTTTCCCTGCCGTTGTAGAAGCTGCTGATGCCATGGTTAAAGCAGCTCGTGTAACCTTAGTTGGTTATGAGAAGATCGGCAGTGGTCGGGTCACTGTGATTGTCCGTGGAGACGTGTCTGAAGTCCAGGCCTCGGTTGCTGCAGGCGTTGAATCTGCCAAGCGGGTGAATGGAGGCGAGGTACTCTCTACTCACATCATTGCTCGCCCCCATGAAAACCTGGAATTTGTTCTGCCCATTCGCTATACCGAGGCGGTTGAACAGTTTCGATCCTAG
- a CDS encoding NAD(P)H-quinone oxidoreductase subunit F — protein sequence MAQFLIETSWLLPVYGLIGAIASLPWSTGWVRRTGPRPAAYLNIFMTLVAFAHGMAIFRGIWNQGSQELIFTWFEAADLKLTFALDLSVVNMGALELIAGLSLLAQVFALGYMEKDWALARFFSLMGFFEGAMSGIVLSGSLFLSYSLLEILTLSTYLFVGFWYAQPLVVTAARDAFLTKRIGDVLLLMGLIALSAFAGSLNFNDLYEWVKTADLAPMTATLLGLALIAGPTGKCAQFPLHLWLDEAMEGPSPASILRNSVVVMCGAYVLIRLQPVVVLSPVALQALVVIGAVTAVGASLVAIAQIDLKRTLSYTTSAYLGLVFIAVGTEWPGVALMLLFTHAIAKALLFMSVGSIILTASGQNLTELGGLARKMPATTLAFVAGALGMVGVLPLGCFWAMRLGLDFLWGDHPLLVAVFLLVNGLTALNLMRVFRLVFLGPAQAKTRRAPEVAWQMAVPMVVLSITTLLLPLVMQQMSLLPPWRYINPPATALLVVSGLVGMGLGIWVPLSKSLIRSLNRPVRILQDLLAYDFYTESLYRVTVVLLVGSMARFSNWFDRYVVDGLVNAVGLVSLLSGESLKYSISGQSQLYLLTIITGVSLLGIFMTWSLW from the coding sequence ATGGCTCAGTTTTTGATCGAGACGAGTTGGCTACTGCCGGTCTATGGGTTGATTGGCGCGATCGCATCGCTGCCCTGGTCAACTGGCTGGGTACGGCGCACTGGCCCTCGTCCGGCAGCATACCTCAACATTTTCATGACTTTGGTGGCCTTTGCTCACGGTATGGCCATCTTTCGTGGCATTTGGAACCAGGGGTCACAGGAGCTGATCTTTACCTGGTTTGAGGCAGCCGATCTGAAGCTAACGTTTGCCCTAGATCTTTCCGTGGTCAACATGGGGGCGCTGGAGCTGATCGCTGGCTTGAGCCTGTTGGCCCAGGTTTTTGCTCTGGGCTATATGGAGAAAGACTGGGCACTGGCCCGCTTCTTCTCGCTGATGGGCTTTTTTGAAGGAGCCATGAGCGGAATTGTGCTGAGCGGCTCTTTGTTTTTGTCCTACTCATTGCTGGAGATTTTGACCCTCTCTACCTATCTTTTTGTGGGCTTTTGGTACGCCCAACCGCTGGTAGTGACGGCAGCACGAGATGCATTTTTAACCAAGCGCATTGGTGATGTGCTGCTGCTGATGGGGCTGATTGCCCTGTCTGCTTTTGCTGGCAGCCTCAACTTCAATGACCTCTATGAGTGGGTGAAAACTGCTGATTTGGCCCCAATGACCGCAACGCTGCTGGGGCTGGCTCTGATTGCAGGGCCTACCGGCAAATGCGCTCAGTTTCCCCTGCACCTGTGGCTGGATGAAGCCATGGAAGGTCCCAGCCCGGCCTCGATTTTGCGGAACTCTGTGGTGGTGATGTGTGGGGCTTACGTCTTGATTCGGCTGCAGCCGGTAGTGGTGCTGTCGCCAGTTGCCCTACAGGCATTGGTAGTAATTGGGGCTGTGACGGCAGTAGGGGCCTCTCTAGTTGCCATTGCTCAAATCGACCTAAAGCGGACACTCTCTTATACAACTAGCGCTTATTTGGGTCTGGTCTTTATTGCTGTAGGCACCGAGTGGCCTGGGGTGGCGCTGATGCTGCTGTTTACCCATGCGATCGCAAAAGCCCTGCTCTTTATGTCCGTTGGCTCTATCATCCTGACGGCTAGCGGCCAGAACCTGACCGAACTTGGCGGCCTAGCCCGCAAGATGCCGGCTACAACCCTAGCCTTTGTAGCGGGTGCCTTGGGCATGGTAGGCGTGCTGCCGCTGGGCTGTTTCTGGGCTATGCGGCTGGGCTTAGACTTTCTCTGGGGAGATCACCCGCTGCTGGTTGCCGTATTTTTGCTGGTTAACGGGCTAACGGCCCTCAACCTGATGCGGGTGTTTCGCCTGGTCTTTCTAGGGCCGGCCCAGGCTAAAACGCGGCGTGCGCCTGAGGTGGCTTGGCAGATGGCGGTGCCGATGGTCGTCCTCTCGATTACGACCCTGCTGTTGCCTTTGGTGATGCAGCAGATGTCGCTGCTGCCCCCTTGGCGCTACATCAACCCCCCCGCGACTGCTCTGTTAGTCGTCTCTGGCCTCGTGGGGATGGGTTTAGGCATTTGGGTGCCGCTTTCCAAATCGCTCATTCGTTCGCTCAACCGGCCTGTTCGCATTTTGCAGGACCTCCTAGCCTACGACTTCTATACAGAATCGCTCTATCGGGTGACGGTCGTGCTGCTGGTCGGCTCGATGGCTCGCTTTAGCAACTGGTTTGATCGCTATGTCGTAGATGGCCTAGTCAACGCTGTGGGGCTGGTTTCTCTGCTTAGCGGCGAGAGCTTGAAATACAGCATTTCCGGGCAGTCTCAGCTCTATCTCCTGACGATCATTACGGGCGTGAGCCTGTTGGGAATTTTCATGACCTGGTCACTTTGGTAG
- a CDS encoding NADH-quinone oxidoreductase subunit M translates to MLSALLLIPIVGAIAIILWPGELKAAQARRAAMAILAFSLIWVVLLASRFDIHSSGMQFEEVLAWVEPLGLTYKLGMDGLSLPLLIINSLLSLVAIYATSTTIHRPRLYFSLMLLINGAVAGAFLSENLLLFFLFYELELIPLYLLIAIWGGARRGYAATKFLIYTALSGILILGAFLGLTWLSGSNSFDFDPSMAQTLTLTEQTVLLVTILIGFGIKVPLFPFHTWLPDAHVEASTPVSVLLAGVLLKLGTYGLLRFGFGLFPEAWFSIAPWLASWAVVSVLYGSLAAISQTDMKKMVAYSSVGHMGYVLLAAAAATPLSILGSVLQMISHGLISALLFLLVGVVYKKTGTRDLTVLRGLLNPERGLPIIGSLMILGVMASAGIPGMVGFISEFLVFRGSFTAFSTQTLLCMLGSGLTSVYFLLLVNRSFFGRLAIAPPTATTQLDVNLPPVAWSDRFPAVVLALIILALGLQPSWMTRWSENTTLALHQPYSAVAQLSHPQVSQLPISVSCSDIADEVCQP, encoded by the coding sequence ATGCTCAGTGCTCTGCTTCTGATTCCAATTGTTGGGGCCATTGCAATTATTCTTTGGCCCGGAGAGCTTAAAGCTGCCCAGGCGCGGAGGGCTGCTATGGCAATCTTGGCCTTTAGCCTGATTTGGGTAGTGCTGCTGGCCAGCCGATTTGATATCCACAGTTCGGGCATGCAGTTTGAAGAGGTGCTGGCTTGGGTTGAGCCTCTGGGCCTGACCTACAAGCTGGGCATGGACGGGCTTTCTCTGCCGCTGCTAATCATCAACAGCCTGCTCAGTCTGGTCGCTATCTATGCGACTTCTACTACCATTCATCGGCCCCGGCTGTATTTCTCGCTCATGCTGCTGATCAATGGGGCTGTAGCCGGGGCTTTTCTGTCAGAGAATTTGCTGCTGTTTTTCCTCTTCTACGAGCTAGAGCTGATTCCGCTTTATCTGCTGATTGCCATTTGGGGTGGGGCGCGACGGGGCTACGCTGCCACTAAGTTTTTGATCTACACTGCGCTCTCCGGCATTTTGATTTTGGGGGCCTTTTTGGGGCTGACCTGGCTTTCTGGCAGCAACAGCTTTGACTTTGACCCCAGCATGGCCCAAACCCTCACCCTGACCGAGCAGACTGTACTGCTGGTGACGATTCTGATTGGGTTTGGCATTAAGGTGCCGCTATTTCCCTTTCATACCTGGCTGCCCGATGCCCACGTTGAGGCTTCGACGCCGGTTTCGGTTCTGCTGGCTGGGGTGCTCCTAAAGCTGGGCACCTATGGCCTATTGCGCTTTGGCTTTGGTCTGTTCCCGGAGGCGTGGTTTAGCATCGCGCCGTGGTTGGCTTCTTGGGCTGTGGTCAGTGTGCTCTACGGTTCGCTGGCGGCCATTTCTCAGACTGATATGAAGAAGATGGTGGCCTACAGCTCTGTTGGTCACATGGGCTACGTGCTGCTAGCGGCGGCGGCGGCCACGCCTTTGAGCATTTTGGGGTCTGTGCTGCAGATGATCAGCCACGGTCTGATTTCAGCTCTGCTATTTTTGCTGGTGGGCGTGGTTTACAAAAAAACGGGCACGCGGGATCTGACCGTGCTGCGGGGGCTGCTCAACCCAGAGCGAGGGCTGCCGATCATTGGCTCACTGATGATTTTGGGCGTGATGGCCAGTGCTGGTATTCCAGGCATGGTGGGTTTTATTTCCGAGTTTCTGGTGTTTCGGGGTAGCTTTACGGCCTTTAGCACGCAGACTTTGCTGTGTATGCTCGGCTCGGGTCTGACGTCGGTTTACTTCCTGCTGCTGGTGAACCGGTCCTTTTTTGGGCGGCTTGCGATCGCACCTCCCACTGCGACGACCCAACTCGATGTCAACCTGCCGCCGGTGGCCTGGTCCGACCGATTCCCAGCGGTGGTGCTGGCTCTGATAATTTTGGCCCTGGGCTTGCAGCCAAGCTGGATGACTCGCTGGAGCGAAAACACCACGCTGGCCCTGCACCAGCCCTACAGCGCAGTGGCCCAACTGTCGCACCCACAGGTTTCCCAACTGCCCATTTCGGTTTCCTGCTCTGATATCGCTGATGAGGTCTGCCAGCCATGA
- a CDS encoding CO2 hydration protein produces MITHPASVDADIHPLESFVKRLLQGDALLPDTETNVLEVVGILKSYGVVLDAYSINLCYMADHQFLVLFPFFKYFNGEVTLQKLLKFWWHDRINYEYAEYCMRTMLWHGGGGLDNYLDSPDFAQRCEAAVQAKTKHNPPIRLLHKLCPDFLPEQVRMLAYTSALGQFWRVMSDMFIELSDRYDRGEVRTIPDVVNHVKAGLVAAAANPITYSVTIDGQVYDLLPESAGLTFLMDTAVPYVEAVFFRGTPFLGTVSYNAQAGQIPEEQNRFEYGALYADPVPIGGAGIPPTLLMQDMRHFLPEYLHDFYRQSLRGEDDIRVQICQSFQKSMFCVTTAAILGLMPHPADTQNAAEQQANRDYLLSWMNRFMTSRLAVVQLG; encoded by the coding sequence ATGATCACCCACCCTGCCTCGGTCGATGCCGACATTCACCCGCTGGAGTCGTTTGTAAAGCGGCTACTTCAGGGAGATGCCCTGCTACCCGACACCGAAACCAACGTGCTTGAGGTCGTCGGTATTCTTAAGAGCTACGGGGTCGTGCTAGATGCCTACTCAATCAACCTCTGTTACATGGCCGACCACCAGTTTCTGGTGCTCTTTCCCTTTTTTAAGTACTTCAACGGCGAAGTGACCCTGCAAAAGCTGCTGAAGTTCTGGTGGCATGATCGCATCAATTACGAGTACGCCGAATACTGTATGCGGACAATGCTATGGCACGGCGGCGGTGGCCTTGACAACTATCTTGACTCGCCTGACTTTGCCCAGCGCTGCGAGGCTGCTGTGCAGGCCAAGACCAAGCACAACCCGCCGATTCGGCTGCTACACAAGCTGTGCCCCGATTTCCTACCTGAGCAGGTGCGAATGCTGGCCTATACCAGCGCTTTGGGCCAGTTTTGGCGGGTGATGAGCGATATGTTTATAGAACTGTCCGATCGCTATGACCGGGGCGAAGTTCGTACCATTCCCGACGTAGTAAACCATGTTAAGGCTGGGCTAGTTGCAGCTGCCGCCAACCCCATTACCTATTCGGTGACGATTGATGGCCAGGTTTATGACCTGTTGCCTGAGTCAGCTGGCTTGACCTTCCTGATGGATACCGCCGTACCCTACGTAGAAGCCGTTTTCTTCCGGGGCACCCCTTTTCTGGGAACGGTTTCCTACAATGCTCAGGCAGGGCAAATTCCCGAGGAACAGAACCGCTTTGAGTACGGAGCGCTCTACGCTGATCCAGTGCCCATTGGCGGGGCGGGCATTCCACCGACCTTGTTAATGCAGGACATGCGGCACTTTTTGCCAGAGTATCTGCACGACTTCTACCGCCAGAGCCTGCGGGGTGAAGATGATATTCGGGTGCAGATTTGCCAGAGCTTTCAAAAGTCAATGTTTTGTGTGACCACAGCCGCGATTCTAGGGCTCATGCCCCACCCGGCAGACACGCAAAATGCCGCTGAGCAGCAGGCGAACCGCGACTACCTGCTCAGCTGGATGAATCGATTTATGACCTCCCGCCTGGCTGTCGTTCAGCTGGGGTAG
- a CDS encoding Uma2 family endonuclease, which produces MTAVSPQFTIQTYPSTDGEPVAETFGHLYAMLITLEVLRRYLTGQQATVLSNQFLYYAQGFPKLRVAPDVMVIFDVQPGGRDNYKIWEEGKTPAVIFEMTSKATQEQDQSFKKTLYQQLDVEEYWLFDPKGEWIPEQLRGYRLQGNEYLPIADQISQPLKLRLAVEGELISFYRLDTGEKLLIPDEMATALAESTAQLEAERKRIAALEAELARYRQQYGDILEN; this is translated from the coding sequence ATGACGGCTGTATCTCCCCAGTTCACTATTCAAACTTATCCGTCTACCGACGGTGAACCTGTGGCAGAAACCTTTGGCCATCTCTATGCCATGCTGATAACCCTAGAGGTGTTGCGGCGGTATCTCACAGGTCAACAGGCTACCGTTCTCAGCAATCAGTTTCTCTACTATGCTCAGGGTTTTCCTAAGCTGAGGGTAGCTCCCGACGTCATGGTAATCTTCGACGTACAGCCCGGAGGCCGTGACAACTACAAAATCTGGGAGGAAGGCAAAACCCCAGCCGTCATCTTTGAGATGACTTCTAAAGCTACCCAAGAGCAAGACCAATCCTTTAAAAAAACGCTGTATCAACAGCTCGATGTCGAGGAATATTGGCTGTTTGATCCCAAGGGGGAGTGGATCCCGGAGCAGCTTAGGGGCTACCGGCTCCAGGGCAATGAGTACCTCCCCATTGCTGACCAAATCAGCCAGCCTCTAAAACTTCGCTTGGCGGTAGAAGGAGAACTCATCAGCTTTTACCGCCTCGATACTGGCGAAAAGCTCCTCATCCCTGATGAAATGGCCACAGCCCTAGCGGAGTCAACCGCTCAACTAGAAGCAGAACGAAAGCGAATCGCAGCGCTAGAAGCAGAGCTAGCCCGATACCGTCAGCAGTACGGCGATATTTTGGAGAATTAG